A genomic segment from Neodiprion lecontei isolate iyNeoLeco1 chromosome 1, iyNeoLeco1.1, whole genome shotgun sequence encodes:
- the LOC107223367 gene encoding zinc finger protein Xfin isoform X2: MESKEGYADLCRLCASYDAIKMDIFGKEGRSRQLVDKIQTCLPFKIAENDRLPKCLCYRCMYNLENFYDFRTACVNAVALLERYLPPHHGDIGDGTQNHSHQFNQLHSELLKEKENMPILIPEAPIVNPNGALGTPPRLNSDGEADHEIEEILDHGVSDDGADDHDDQKSEEYEMDMETNPSDFLELTSMVTEDVDEGDPLNLPGASNGSGIFQHTSEQHEVYVCSLCNKAFSSKGHLSLHAKIHAGAGDIVGEKVITDDHTSYKRPFQCDLCNKSYSTAKHRWGHVSTAHRGHPAVTCRYCSRIYSTRTNLEEHVKARHSGLPPPPALPLPYVQQDNKFQCKTCPKMYTNVTDLNKHSRVCAGERKKETSNKISMQKITKTVIDTSDLSSLDSDDEGKDYRDAKAKLAKNPQLTILKQALTKKENFKRDYDERRTKQKPKQICRTDSSETDGQKRWYCETCPQSFTSVDSLKEHELTHDADKPFICILCEKDFSLKSSLSRHIVASHGVDPGPIIDSDKCLKRSAALQISKKPKETVTHDHSRDISESSMSPQGNLDNESEHESSPENMIEIETVFVCEICTRDFNDRASLWLHIRATHKEHAAFACGVCLKICSDNTQLLNHVNMYHGGSKLHVSEQRRYSCTICGRQHDSRKKLITHVSIHNIDSGYDPAGFVQLNSNYYNENFNGNEANDQTLEFDGDEGERMDCYICNKSFPSEDHLIRHQRNAHKSEPLAPIGDSAGNGSGTGSCERDTCGKIFATRSLRNEHVQHHSAQGASPNTCEICGKLWGSRVDYWKHVMGVHSDTVPLICGVCLKVFPDVIQLSAHVKAKHWPLTNGDFSCDICGRPYSNKSKMSRHRKIHGLDVDSYINSSVLESITDAARIDYSIPDPNLSCEMCSNLKFADLKELCTHRRNIHGLFPCDLCNKFYGRTSHLWKHVNRVHKGHEDVTCKYCSKTSASKEHLAAHIAKIHRYEPETKKETRESMSVKSPNPDDETPHHCEKCNKGFHKRYLLRRHMKGCQNYRKDPGALLTRCRACERIFKDRASLQKHIENHHSTYMCHLCNEEVTSKLGIMTHNRVHHMNHPELTCDHTNCKKLFRTREDLESHKKDHKYHNTPNVCDFCGDTVENKLKLKMHILSLHRNEIGVSCGVCLIPMKDPKELKRHVEAVHNHILSKPNTCKVCGKQYASKWKAFDHTKKCHGKVFRTCKQCLAVFTKDEALRNHYANVHNVPKDQLSGFNYRLETLSGKPDDYEPANLLVKEEPEDLDFEEDACDEDSSELKRKRPLSDTFDCDLCHEIFLNDETLTQHCQNVHNTNPLRMSKKSKTDYVSAKRKMRERENFECKNCGKQFCTKTLFWNHINVCTKRNSVNKDSNNSFQTSILEAHLKNNNQIKKEEPDPILNESNLNIPDFNLFEDINMQLSAQKPIPDLMPISSVKGNSNSKYPRKDSRKVYDESTNTECACEVCGKQWPAKKHLWQHLIRFHRVEAAVTCGVCLKLCQTYEELANHLTATHAAILTGEGNNFTCKICGRYHNARSKLWLHMSIHINYHGIEWCQDCQQGFEDREKLTEHLENCTGKQIEFDDHSNDIDASVQNENDNEEKGSLIDEDNSLMEETEELEFESEAEDHVTENHEDSNSDVSHSDAGTGNTSDEEEDDIDNEEDVDDGEEANEIDDESGTQSRITEDLSSDSHSENEDSEHSNNDLNEKETNDVSVLSDSNETNIMDTEDYGEDKLQEQGKIVDVIKSPKIENENEKEDHDSRNVEVKLQLHNVYEREFEERPCELQNQALLKEEPGDYLDDEGPPILSPMVPLPVKTNMEDEETNQFDTVQYKLSPIAVTAPSSESLTMVSELDQIRDEIEKSESSWPGAYSIKVEDDASTMENTNISTNNLTEILGLNSDNDQESTELEDVGTKVESEASENEEASGNEEVTLNDIDDRSDRENHNEETVEHSDEHQEDNLAEISSVVDITEDVFDENSNEESDDMEVVDNEDTVQIPNLDGTVLMVANDADGNQILIQRNVSDLPNEDSNPEVTEYILQEDNEYEIDNYDVTLNEEDEMQQSDDSSEVSEEVKNIECEENSIETENNTEAVEDDQISIISAKREEVSRT, encoded by the exons attGCAGAAAACGACAGGCTACCGAAATGTCTTTGCTATCGGTGCATGtataatttggaaaatttttacgacttCAGAACAGCATGCGTTAACGCAGTGGCCCTACTTGAGAGATATCTGCCGCCCCATCACGGTGAT ATCGGGGATGGAACACAAAACCACAGCCATCAGTTTAATCAGCTGCATTCAGAACTCCttaaggaaaaagaaaatatgccAATACTCATTCCAGAAGCCCCCATAGTAAACCCCAACGGTGCTTTAGGAACTCCACCAAGGTTGAATTCGGATGGAGAAGCAGATCATGAAATTGAAGAGATCCTCGATCACGGTGTCAGTGATGATG GTGCAGATGATCACGATGACCAAAAATCAGAAGAATATGAAATGGATATGGAAACAAACCCAAGTGACTTTTTGGAACTGACGTCCATGGTGACTGAAGATGTGGATGAAGGTGACCCTCTCAATCTTCCAGGGGCTAGTAATGGATCTGGTATATTTCAACATACTTCAGAACAACACGAAGTTTATGTCTGCTCTTTATGTAACAAAGCGTTTAGTTCGAAAGGACACTTGTCACTGCATGCTAAAATTCATGCTGGAGCAGGTGATATTGTTGGAGAAAAGGTCATCACTGAtgatcatacatcgtacaaaAGGCCGTTTCAATGTGATTTATGCAACAAATCATACTCCACTGCGAAACATAGGTGGGGTCATGTATCTACTGCCCACAG AGGACATCCAGCAGTGACGTGCAGGTACTGTTCACGGATTTATTCGACAAGAACAAATTTGGAAGAGCATGTAAAGGCGCGGCACTCAGGTTTACCGCCACCTCCTGCGTTGCCGCTGCCCTATGTTCAACaagataataaatttcagtGCAAAACATGTCCAAAAATGTACACAAATGTGACAGATTTGAACAAGCACAGTCGGGTATGCGCTGGggaacgaaagaaagaaacttcCAACAAGATTTCTATGCAAAAAATTACTAAGACTGTTATTGACACATCTGATTTGTCAAGTTTAGACTCTGACGATGAAGGTAAAGATTATAGGGATGCAAAAGCAAAACTGGCAAAAAATCCCCAATTAACAATTCTTAAACAAGCCTTGACAAAGAAGGAGAATTTCAAACGAGATTATGACGAACGAAGAACAAAGCAAAAACCGAAGCAAATATGTAGAACAG ATAGCAGTGAGACAGATGGACAGAAGAGGTGGTATTGTGAGACTTGTCCGCAGAGCTTTACGTCTGTGGATAGTCTCAAAGAACATGAACTCACTCACGATGCTGACAAACCTTTTATTTGTATCCTGTGcgaaaaagatttttcattgaaGTCGTCACTAAGTAGGCACATTGTGGCATCTCATGGCGTCGATCCGGGTCCAATAATTGATAGTGATAAATGTCTGAAAAGATCTGCAGCTTTGCAGATATCCAAAAAACCAAAAGAAACAGTAACCCATGACCACAGCAGGGATATTTCGGAGTCCTCGATGTCCCCTCAG GGTAACCTTGATAATGAATCAGAACATGAAAGCAGTCCGGAGAAcatgattgaaattgaaactgTTTTCGTCTGTGAAATCTGTACTCGCGATTTCAATGATCGTGCTTCACTGTGGTTGCATATTCGAGCAACTCATAAAGAACATGCAGCATTTGCATGCGGCgtgtgtttgaaaatttgctcTGATAATACTCAGCTGCTGAATCACGTCAATATGTACCATGGAGGGTCTAAGTTACACGTTTCTGAACAGCGAAG GTATAGTTGTACAATTTGCGGCAGGCAACAtgattcaagaaaaaaattaataacacaTGTCTCCATACACAATATTGACTCTGGCTATGACCCAGCCGGTTTTGTTCAGCTCAATAGTAATTActataatgaaaatttcaacggtAACGAAGCAAATGATCAGACATTAGAGTTTGATGGTGACGAAGGTGAAAGAATGgattgttatatttgtaacAAGTCATTTCCTAGTGAAGATCATCTTATACGCCATCAAAGAAATGCTCACAAG TCTGAACCACTGGCACCAATCGGAGATTCTGCTGGCAATGGAAGCGGAACTGGTTCT TGTGAACGGGACACCTGTggcaaaattttcgcaactaGATCATTGCGCAATGAACATGTCCAACATCATTCTGCTCAAGGCGCATCCCCGAATACCTGTGAAATATGTGGAAAACTTTGGGGTAGCCGAGTTGATTATTGGAAACATGTGATGGGCGTTCATTCAGATACCGTGCCTTTAATTTGTGGAGTTTGCCTGAAGGTTTTCCCTGACGTAATTCAACTAAGTGCCCATGTAAAAGCCAAGCATTGGCCTCTTACAAATGGAGATTTTAGTTGCGATATTTGTGGTAGACCATATTCGAACAAGTCGAAAATGTCCAGACACAGAAAAATTCATGGGCTGGATGTAGATAGTTATATAAATAGCAGTGTTCTCGAGTCAATTACCGACGCCGCCAGGATTGATTACAGCATTCCTGATCCAAATTTGAGCTGTGAAATGTGttctaatttgaaatttgcagATTTAAAAGAATTATGTACTCACAGACGAAATATTCACGGCTTGTTCCCGTGTGACTTATGTAACAAATTTTACGGACGGACGTCTCACTTATGGAAACACGTTAATCGCGTGCATAAAGGACATGAGGATGTAACGTGCAAGTACTGTTCAAAGACAAGTGCTTCGAAGGAACATTTAGCTGCCCATATTGCAAAAATTCACAGGTATGAACCAGAGactaaaaaagaaacacgGGAATCGATGAGTGTCAAATCACCAAATCCAGATGACGAAACTCCTCATCATTGCGAAAAATGTAACAAAGGTTTTCACAAACGGTATCTATTACGTCGTCATATGAAAGGCTGTCAGAACTACCGAAAAGATCCTGGGGCATTGCTAACTCGCTGTAGAGCTTGTGAAAGGATATTCAAGGATCGTGCCAGTTTGCAAAAGCACATAGAAAACCATCATAGTACGTATATGTGTCACCTCTGCAATGAAGAAGTAACATCAAAGTTAGGTATTATGACTCACAACAGAGTTCATCATATGAACCATCCTGAATTGACTTGCGATCATACCAACTGCAAGAAATTATTCAGAACCAGGGAAGATCTGGAATCTCATAAAAAAGATCACAAATATCACAATACACCAAATGTCTGTGATTTTTGTGGTGACACCGTGGAAAATAAgctcaaattgaaaatgcacATTTTATCTCTACATAGAAATGAAATCGGTGTTTCTTGTGGAGTTTGTTTGATTCCAATGAAGGATCCCAAGGAATTGAAGAGACATGTAGAGGCCGTTCATAATCATATTTTATCAAAGCCAAATACCTGCAAGGTATGCGGCAAACAGTATGCTTCCAAGTGGAAAGCTTTCGATCATACAAAAAAGTGTCACGGAAAAGTATTCCGGACTTGTAAACAATGTCTTGCTGTCTTCACCAAAGATGAGGCGCTGAGAAACCATTATGCTAATGTTCACAATGTTCCAAAAGACCAGTTATCTGGGTTCAATTATCGATTAGAGACGTTGAGTGGCAAGCCAGACGACTACGAACCAGCAAACCTACTTGTTAAAGAAGAACCGGAAGATTTAGACTTTGAAGAAGATGCATGCGATGAAGATTCTAGCGAGCTGAAAAGAAAGAGACCTTTAAGTGACACGTTTGATTGCGATCTATGCCAcgagatatttttaaatgatgAAACATTGACCCAACATTGCCAAAATGTCCATAACACGAATCCTCTTAGGATgtcgaaaaaatcgaaaacagaTTATGTAAGTgctaaaagaaaaatgagggagagagaaaactTTGAATGCAAAAATTGCGGAAAGCAGTTCTGCACAAAAACTTTGTTTTGGAACCATATCAACGTTTGCACAAAACGTAATAGTGTAAACAAAGATAGTAACAATAGTTTTCAAACCTCAATTCTTGAAGCgcatttgaaaaacaataatcaaataaaaaaagaagagccTGACCCTATTCTAAACgaatcaaatttgaatataccagacttcaatttatttgagGACATAAACATGCAACTTTCAGCTCAAAAACCTATTCCGGATCTAATGCCTATATCCTCAGTCAAAGGAAATTCAAACAGTAAGTACCCACGTAAAGATTCTAGAAAAGTTTACGATGAATCAACAAATACGGAGTGCGCATGTGAAGTTTGTGGAAAACAGTGGCCAGCGAAGAAACATCTATGGCAACATCTGATTCGTTTTCACAGAGTCGAAGCAGCCGTTACCTGTGGTGTCTGCTTGAAACTTTGTCAGACTTATGAGGAATTAGCAAATCACTTGACAGCAACACATGCAGCGATTCTGACTGGCGAAGGAAACAACTTTACATGTAAAATATGTGGGAGATATCACAATGCAAGAAGTAAATTATGGTTGCACATGAGTATTCATATAAATTATCATGGTATTGAGTGGTGTCAGGATTGCCAACAAGGATTCGAGGACAGAGAAAAATTGACTGAGCACTTGGAAAATTGCACaggaaaacaaattgaatttgatgATCATAGTAATGACATAGATGCAAgtgtacaaaatgaaaatgataatgaaGAGAAGGGCAGTTTGATAGATGAAGATAATTCATTGATGGAAGAAACAGAAGAGTTAGAATTTGAGTCTGAGGCAGAAGATCATGTAACAGAAAATCACGAGGACAGTAACAGTGATGTTTCACACAGTGATGCTGGTACTGGCAATACAAGCGACGAGGAAGAAGACGACATTGACAATGAAGAGGACGTAGATGATGGCGAGGAAGCAAACGAAATAGATGACGAATCTGGAACACAGAGTAGAATCACGGAAGATCTCAGTAGTGATTCACACAGCGAAAACGAGGATTCTGAGCATAGCAATAatgatttaaatgaaaaagaaactaacgATGTAAGTGTTCTAAGTGACAGCAATGAGACAAACATCATGGACACTGAAGATTATGGTGAAGATAAACTCCAGGAACaaggaaaaattgttgatgTAATTAAAAgtccaaaaattgaaaatgagaatgaaaagGAAGATCACGATTCTCGAAACGTCGAAGTGAAATTGCAATTACACAATGTTTATGAAAGAGAATTTGAAGAAAGACCTTGCGAACTACAAAATCAAGCACTTTTAAAAGAAGAGCCTGGAGATTATTTAGACGATGAGGGTCCGCCTATTTTAAGTCCAATGGTACCATTACCTGTGAAGACTAATATGGAAGATGAGGAAACCAATCAGTTTGATACAGTGCAGTATAAGTTGAGTCCAATAGCAGTGACAGCTCCAAGTTCTGAGAGCCTGACAATGGTGAGTGAACTAGACCAAATTAGagatgaaatagaaaaaagtgaATCCTCATGGCCAGGTGCTTATTCGATAAAAGTCGAAGATGATGCAAGCACAATGGAAAATACGAATATATCTACGAATAATTTGACAGAAATTTTGGGGTTAAACTCTGATAATGATCAAGAAAGTACGGAACTCGAAGATGTAGGTACAAAGGTCGAGAGTGAAGCTTCTGAAAATGAGGAGGCTTCTGGAAACGAAGAGGTCACCTTGAATGACATAGACGACAGATCAGATCGTGAAAACCATAATGAAGAAACAGTAGAACATAGTGATGAGCATCAGGAAGATAATTTGGCAGAAATTTCAAGTGTAGTTGACATTACAGAGGAtgtatttgatgaaaattcgaacgagGAAAGTGATGATATGGAAGTAGTAGATAATGAAGACACTGTGCAAATACCTAATTTAGATGGAACTGTACTTATGGTCGCCAATGATGCTGATGGTAATCAGATTCTAATACAGCGTAATGTTTCTGATTTGCCCAACGAAGATTCGAATCCCGAAGTGACAGAGTACATTTTACAAGAAGATAACGAATATGAAATAGATAACTATGATGTGACTTTAAACGAGGAGGATGAAATGCAACAGTCTGACGACAGTTCCGAGGTCTCTGAAGAAGTGAAGAACATTGAGTGTGAAGAGAATAGTatagaaactgaaaataataCAGAAGCAGTAGAAGACGATCAGATATCTATCATCAGTGCCAAAAGAGAAGAAGTGTCAAGGACGTAA